The following proteins are encoded in a genomic region of Agelaius phoeniceus isolate bAgePho1 chromosome 17, bAgePho1.hap1, whole genome shotgun sequence:
- the CDK5RAP1 gene encoding mitochondrial tRNA methylthiotransferase CDK5RAP1, with product MLPGARALRAAGLLRPPGAAARTGAARRARCGPGPWPAWRGFALPAGPDLRHFLRAAAAGQPGPSPELAPEPGSTPGTPKVYLETYGCQMNVSDTEIVWAILQKNGYARTKELGEADVVLLVTCSVREKAEQAIWNRLQHLKALKARRPQARAPLRVGILGCMAERLKEEILHREKLVDVVAGPDAYRDLPRLLAVAESGQQAANVLLSLDETYADILPVQTSAGGTTAFVSIMRGCDNMCSYCIVPFTRGRERSRPIASILQEVRMLSDQGVKEVTLLGQNVNSFRDLSEVQFQSVAAPGLSRGFSTVYKAKAGGLRFSHLLDQVSRIDPEMRIRFTSPHPKDFPDEVLQLIQERHNICKQLHLPAQSGSTRVLEAMRRGYTREAYLELVHHVRDSIPGVSLSSDFIAGFCGETEEDHLQTVSLLREVRYNVGFLFAYSMRQKTRAHHRLQDDVPADVKKRRLEQLIATFREEAARANAALVGQAQLVLVEGPSKRSALELCGRNDGNIKVIFPDAELEDAAEPGAPGRAQPGDYVMVKVTSASSQTLRGVPLCRTTLSRAAASH from the exons GCCCGCCCGGGGCCGCTGCTCGTACTGGGGCCGCCCGCAGGGCGCGCTGCGGACCGGGACCGTGGCCGGCGTGGCGCGGCTTTGCGCTGCCCGCGGGGCCCGACCTGCGGCACTTCCTGAGGGCAGCTGCCGCGGGACAGCCGGGGCCGTCGCCAGAGCTGGCGCCTGAGCCGGGCTCTACCCCCGGCACCCCGAAAG TGTACCTGGAGACCTACGGCTGCCAGATGAATGTCAGTGACACCGAGATCGTCTGGGCCATCCTGCAGAAGAATGGCTATGCCAGGACAAAGGAGCTGGGTGAG GCAGATGTGGTTCTTCTTGTCACCTGTTCCGTGAG ggagaaggcagagcaggccaTCTGGAACCGTCTGCAGCACCTCAAGGCGCTGAAGGCCCGGCGGCCCCAGGCTCGAGCTCCGCTCCGCGTCGGGATCCTGG GATGCATGGCTGAGAGGCTTAAGGAGGAGATTCTGCACAGGGAGAAGCTAGTCGATGTCGTGGCAGGCCCTGATGCCTACCGTGATCTTCCCcggctgctggcagtggcagagTCTGGCCAGCAAGCTGCCAACGTCCTGCTGTCCCTAGATGAGACCTATGCTGACATTCTGCCTGTCCAGACTAGTGCAGGTGGCACAACAGCATTTGT GTCCATCATGCGGGGCTGTGACAACATGTGCAGTTACTGCATCGTGCCCTTCACCCGAGGCCGGGAAAGGAGCCGCCCCATCGCCTCCATCCTGCAGGAAGTGAGGATGCTCTCGGATCAG GGAGTGAAAGAAGTGACCCTCTTGGGTCAGAATGTCAACAGCTTTCGAGACCTGTCTGAGGTGCAGTTTCAGTCAGTGGCTGCCCCAGGCCTCAGCCGTGGCTTTAGCACAGTCTACAAAGCCAAAGCGGGAGGTTTGCGCTTCTCACACCTGCTGGACCAGGTCTCTAGGATTGATCCAGAAATGAGGATCCGTTTCACCTCTCCACACCCCAAGGATTTTCCTGATGAG GTCCTGCAGCTCATCCAGGAGCGACACAACATCTGCAAGCAGCTGCACCTCCCAGCCCAGAGTGGGAGCACACGAGTCCTGGAGGCCATGCGGCGAGG ATACACAAGAGAAGCATATTTAGAGCTCGTGCACCACGTGCGTGATTCTATTCCAG GAGTGAGCCTGAGCAGTGATTTCATTGCTGGGTTCTGTGGAGAGACAGAGGAGGATCACCTGCAGACGGTGTCCTTGCTGCGGGAAGTCCGCTACAACGTTGGCTTCCTGTTTGCCTACAGCATGAGACAG aagACACGGGCACATCACCGGCTGCAGGACGATGTCCCCGCAGATGTGAAGAAGCGGCGGCTGGAGCAGCTCATTGCCACCTTCCGGGAGGAGGCTGCGAGGGCCAACGCAGCACTGGTGGGACAGGCCCAGCTGGTGCTGGTGGAAGGG CCCAGCAAACGCTCTGCCTTGGAGCTGTGTGGGAGGAACGATGGCAACATCAAGGTGATCTTCCCCGACGCCGAGCTGGAGGATGCTGCTGAGCCCggggctccaggcagagcccagcccgggGACTATGTGATGGTGAAG GTAACCTCTGCCAGCTCACAGACCCTGCGGGGAGTTCCACTCTGCCGGACCACCCTGtcccgtgctgctgcttctcactGA